In a genomic window of candidate division WOR-3 bacterium:
- the rsmA gene encoding ribosomal RNA small subunit methyltransferase A: MKTPAELARIGAKPKKSLGQNFLVDKNAAKKICDAVPFEKNLRIIEIGPGTGALTSHLAENTDDLVLVEKDRALAGYLKEKYGQKAVVLEGDFLRIDPKEILKGGKAENPSDRKNFLVGNLPYNISKRILRYSLLMRGYLRGCVFTLQREVAEKITAPVNSKNYGILSVLFGFYSKIKVTTKLGQECFFPKPDVFSATVRILFAEEPQNPDFVGGDFEKIVKSSFRHRRKILLNNLKEFYAKEELALVEGYLHKRPQEISPVDFAEISIRLGKK, encoded by the coding sequence ATGAAAACACCGGCTGAACTGGCGAGAATAGGAGCCAAGCCTAAAAAGTCGCTTGGGCAGAATTTTCTCGTGGATAAAAATGCCGCGAAAAAAATTTGCGATGCAGTACCTTTCGAGAAAAATCTGAGAATAATTGAAATTGGTCCGGGGACAGGGGCATTGACTTCTCACCTGGCTGAAAACACTGATGATTTGGTCCTCGTGGAGAAAGACCGCGCACTCGCCGGGTATCTAAAGGAGAAATATGGCCAGAAGGCAGTGGTCCTGGAGGGTGACTTCCTGAGAATTGACCCGAAAGAAATTTTAAAAGGGGGAAAGGCGGAAAATCCTTCAGATAGGAAGAACTTTCTCGTGGGCAATTTGCCTTACAATATCAGCAAGAGGATACTCAGATACTCTCTGCTGATGAGAGGTTATTTGAGGGGTTGTGTCTTTACATTGCAGAGAGAAGTAGCGGAAAAAATCACCGCGCCGGTGAATTCAAAGAACTACGGAATACTGTCAGTTTTGTTCGGATTTTACTCGAAAATTAAAGTGACGACGAAGCTTGGGCAAGAGTGTTTTTTCCCCAAACCGGATGTATTTTCCGCGACCGTGAGAATATTGTTCGCAGAAGAGCCACAAAACCCCGATTTTGTCGGAGGGGATTTTGAAAAAATAGTCAAGAGCTCTTTCAGGCATCGAAGAAAAATTCTTTTGAACAACCTCAAAGAATTCTACGCAAAAGAAGAGTTGGCTCTCGTGGAAGGTTATCTTCACAAAAGACCCCAAGAAATCAGCCCCGTTGATTTTGCGGAAA
- a CDS encoding TatD family hydrolase, with protein MTVTDTHAHLQDPRLFNDIDGVLDRAIKASVHKIVVVAYDEESVETAREIAANREGIFFTAGCHPHYAEKFFLKTPFWMSDEKFLNSEKLLAIGEIGLDLYYGFARINDQIEAFERQIQCAVSANLPVVVHSRNAIEKTLEVLANYPSVRAVLHSFEGDKEQARECVDRGYFLSFNGILTFKKADRKDVLKYVGTENVVLETDCPYLSPEPHRGKTNEPSRIRDVLKFASLLLDRDEEETAFKIEENAKKLFSKMKGK; from the coding sequence ATGACTGTTACCGACACTCACGCGCACCTTCAGGATCCAAGACTTTTCAACGATATCGACGGGGTATTGGACAGAGCGATAAAAGCAAGTGTCCACAAAATCGTAGTAGTTGCCTATGATGAAGAGTCGGTCGAGACGGCGAGGGAAATCGCCGCCAACAGAGAGGGCATTTTCTTCACGGCTGGCTGCCATCCGCACTACGCAGAAAAATTCTTTCTCAAAACTCCATTCTGGATGAGCGACGAAAAATTTTTAAACAGCGAGAAATTGTTGGCGATAGGTGAAATCGGATTAGACCTTTATTATGGATTTGCTCGAATAAATGACCAGATCGAAGCATTCGAGAGGCAGATCCAGTGTGCGGTGTCCGCGAATCTTCCGGTAGTGGTTCACTCGAGAAACGCTATTGAAAAAACTCTTGAGGTGTTGGCAAATTACCCTTCTGTCAGAGCTGTCCTGCATTCGTTTGAGGGCGACAAAGAGCAAGCCCGTGAATGCGTTGACAGAGGTTATTTTCTGTCCTTCAACGGTATATTGACTTTTAAAAAAGCCGACCGAAAGGATGTCCTCAAATACGTTGGAACCGAAAATGTAGTGCTGGAGACTGACTGTCCTTATTTGTCCCCCGAACCGCACAGGGGCAAGACAAACGAACCGTCAAGAATAAGGGATGTCCTCAAATTTGCTTCTTTATTGCTGGACAGGGATGAAGAAGAGACAGCTTTTAAAATTGAAGAAAACGCAAAAAAACTGTTTTCCAAAATGAAAGGAAAATGA